The following are encoded in a window of Nitrospinota bacterium genomic DNA:
- a CDS encoding DUF4386 domain-containing protein → MNFERKIARIAGTLFIIGTVAGILSIAPAIDAPDYLTKASENANQVLKGAFFQFIMAVAYIGFAILLYPILRRYNESLAIGFVGFRFIAGVFNIIGVTSILLLLTLSQEFTKAPNLNSSYFHTLGELLLAGRDFVDHVAMILAQSIGSIMCYYILYQTMLVPRWLSVWGLAGATLTIFASFLVMFHLIGIITPVYLALLLPLALQEMFLAVWLIVKGFNQSVVIFENSRTAY, encoded by the coding sequence ATGAATTTTGAAAGAAAGATCGCCAGAATAGCCGGAACACTTTTTATTATTGGCACGGTTGCGGGCATACTAAGCATTGCTCCAGCTATAGATGCTCCTGATTATCTTACTAAAGCTTCTGAAAATGCTAATCAAGTATTAAAAGGAGCATTTTTCCAGTTTATTATGGCGGTTGCATATATTGGATTTGCAATTTTGTTGTACCCAATTCTAAGAAGATATAATGAAAGTCTTGCAATTGGATTTGTTGGTTTCAGGTTTATTGCTGGAGTATTCAACATTATTGGTGTAACAAGCATCCTACTACTATTGACATTAAGTCAGGAGTTTACAAAAGCTCCTAATTTAAATTCATCCTATTTTCATACTTTAGGTGAATTATTGCTGGCTGGACGAGATTTCGTGGACCATGTGGCAATGATACTGGCACAAAGCATAGGCAGCATAATGTGTTACTACATCCTCTATCAAACAATGCTGGTTCCTCGATGGTTATCCGTATGGGGTTTAGCTGGAGCCACTTTGACTATATTTGCAAGCTTTCTTGTAATGTTCCATCTAATCGGTATTATTACGCCGGTTTACCTTGCTCTGCTCCTTCCGTTGGCATTACAAGAAATGTTTTTGGCGGTATGGCTGATTGTAAAAGGGTTTAATCAATCTGTGGTCATTTTTGAAAACTCAAGAACGGCATATTAA
- a CDS encoding sigma-54 dependent transcriptional regulator, whose product MITRIVTIDDDINTLKSLEQLLELKKFKVFPHLTVNDAMNNFDKDDPHIAIIDFYLDDITGVELMKKIHQRNPDIPVIILTASREINTAIESIKAGAYHYLVKPVQPDELYSTIDKLVESQRLKEENLRLKNELTAKYRFENIIGKSAALEEMFAILAKAVQTKSTILITGDSGTGKELVARAAHYNSPRKDHPFIKVNCAAIPESMLEAELFGIEKNVATGVAMRPGKFELADGGSIFLDEIGDMAPSTQAKVLRVLQEREVERIGASAPRKVDIRVIAATNIDIAKAVEEKKFRQDLLYRLNVFHIHIPPLSKRKDDIPLLAEHFIQKYSKENGMEPKKIEQEAMEYLSNRDWPGNIRELENTIERAIGISDSDMIKVCDFDQGIAFRSPAKSATVLPPVGLDGKSLDDIVADFEKDIITNALVENRWKQNKTAEQLGISERSIWYKIKKLGIDMKKVDSEE is encoded by the coding sequence ATGATTACAAGAATCGTGACCATCGACGATGACATAAACACGCTGAAATCGCTTGAACAGCTTCTTGAGCTGAAAAAGTTCAAGGTATTCCCGCATCTTACAGTCAATGACGCGATGAACAATTTCGACAAGGACGATCCTCATATCGCCATCATAGACTTCTATCTTGACGACATTACCGGCGTGGAACTGATGAAAAAGATACATCAGAGAAATCCCGATATTCCTGTGATCATCCTGACCGCCTCAAGAGAGATAAACACCGCGATAGAATCTATCAAGGCTGGAGCGTATCACTACCTTGTCAAACCGGTTCAGCCGGACGAACTTTACAGCACCATCGACAAACTCGTGGAGAGCCAAAGGCTCAAGGAGGAGAATCTCCGCCTGAAAAACGAGCTTACGGCGAAATACCGTTTTGAAAATATTATCGGCAAATCGGCGGCGCTTGAGGAGATGTTCGCCATCCTGGCAAAAGCTGTCCAGACGAAATCGACCATACTTATCACCGGCGACTCGGGAACCGGGAAAGAGCTTGTCGCGCGCGCGGCCCACTATAATTCCCCGAGGAAGGACCACCCCTTCATAAAGGTGAACTGCGCCGCCATACCCGAATCAATGCTTGAGGCGGAGCTCTTCGGCATAGAAAAGAATGTCGCCACCGGCGTCGCCATGAGACCTGGGAAATTCGAACTTGCCGACGGCGGCTCGATATTCCTGGATGAGATAGGGGATATGGCCCCCTCCACGCAGGCAAAAGTGCTCAGGGTGCTGCAGGAACGGGAAGTCGAAAGGATAGGGGCCTCCGCCCCGAGAAAGGTCGACATCAGGGTCATTGCCGCGACCAATATAGATATTGCCAAGGCGGTAGAGGAGAAAAAATTCCGGCAGGATCTCCTCTATAGATTAAATGTTTTTCATATCCATATCCCTCCCCTGTCGAAAAGGAAGGACGACATCCCCTTGCTCGCCGAGCATTTCATTCAAAAATACTCGAAGGAGAACGGCATGGAGCCGAAAAAGATTGAACAGGAAGCGATGGAGTACCTTTCGAACAGGGATTGGCCGGGAAATATAAGGGAGCTTGAAAATACCATTGAGAGGGCCATCGGGATATCAGACAGCGACATGATAAAGGTCTGCGATTTTGACCAGGGGATAGCATTCAGGTCCCCTGCGAAGAGCGCGACCGTTCTCCCTCCTGTCGGACTTGACGGAAAAAGCCTTGATGATATTGTCGCGGATTTCGAAAAGGACATCATAACCAACGCGCTTGTGGAAAACAGGTGGAAACAGAACAAGACCGCTGAACAGCTCGGAATTTCCGAGCGAAGCATATGGTACAAAATCAAAAAACTTGGAATAGACATGAAAAAGGTCGATTCCGAGGAGTGA